The proteins below are encoded in one region of Apium graveolens cultivar Ventura chromosome 4, ASM990537v1, whole genome shotgun sequence:
- the LOC141719426 gene encoding uncharacterized protein LOC141719426 — protein sequence MGYMDKSWISADRDSLEYEIGVEKFLIFAEENCKDPKMIPCPCARCCNFKKFSVKIIRGRLYEKGFSLGYIDWIWHGAKASCRSSDGSTMPPPCSENIEQNIEENFAASQVGDICEAAYNNRGNLGDDCDKHSEEFKRFLADAEQPLFECSDSSKLDSMLKLHNWKARFGISDSAFTDLLSSIGALLPKDNVLPSNAYTAKKTLSDLGLEYIKIHACPNEGILYRGVNSDFVQCPKCHISRWKLGKGGKWRLNVPAKIMWYFPIIPRFKRICKSNSTAELLTWHANQRSQDGQMRHPADSPSWRNVDYKWPEFDNEPRNLRLAMAADGINPHNNGMNNGYSCWPVVLTTYNLPPWLCMKRKFLMLTILVSGPQEPGNNIDVFLQPLIDDLKKLWKEGEPDVHDAHTKSSFTLRAILMWTINDFPAYGNLSGCVNKGYMCCPVCGDDTVAKYLPYTKKMCFQGHRRYLPRNHPYRRKKTAFNGEQELGNARQILSGEEVLRQQEWIKFAFRNAVKKSKKVDCPWKKKSVFFELEYWKFHYVRHCLDIMHVEKNVCDNLIGTLLNMKFKTKDSEASRLDMVEMGIRTDLAPQKVGARRTYLPPAAYTLSKEKKRKLLKSLSSMQLPYGHSSNIKNYVSMPDMKWMYPFERFNKVLKSYVRNRLYPEGCIAESYLGEESVEFYSEFVRLSCTTAGLPKDKAKLDGPLSPAIIKSVEEKERDEAHLHDAQGIIRRNLSREKKTVQWLIGEHNRLLSSWFKKKVSEMIRNGKDVPEMIRSLAGKPSFSVLTYEGFLIDGVRYFTKERDNMRVVQNSGMSLVTKTVQVSSAKDLNLVESDMTFYGVIEEIWELDYRAFKAPLFLCRWADSDKGVKVDDLGFTLVDLSRQGHRNDKYISVDQVKQVFYVNDPVDITWLVVFTSTNRDYHEVYNDDDLGDTTLKNPPFCSQIPKVNVLVDVDDDADEPSLGNQREDVEGIWIRK from the exons ATGG GTTATATGGATAAGTCATGGATATCTGCAGATAGGGATTCATTAGAGTATGAAATTGGGGTAGAAAAGTTTTTGATATTTGCTGAAGAAAACTGTAAGGATCCTAAGATGATACCCTGTCCATGTGCACGTTGCTGCAATTTTAAGAAATTCTCGGTAAAAATCATTAGGGGGCGTCTATATGAAAAGGGTTTTAGTTTAGGGTACATcgattggatttggcatggagCTAAAGCTAGCTGTAGATCATCGGATGGTAGCACAATGCCACCTCCGTGTTCGGAAAATATTGAACAGAATATTGAAGAAAATTTTGCTGCATCACAGGTAGGTGATATCTGTGAAGCAGCATATAATAACCGGGGTAATTTGGGTGATGATTGTGATAAGCATTCAGAGGAGTTTAAGAGGTTTTTGGCCGATGCTGAGCAACCTTTGTTTGAATGCAGCGATTCTAGTAAATTAGATTCGATGCTCAAGTTACATAACTGGAAAGCAAGATTTGGTATTAGTGATAGTGCGTTTACGGATTTACTTTCTTCCATTGGCGCCTTACTTCCTAAAGATAACGTCTTGCCAAGTAATGCATACACAGCTAAGAAAACCCTATCCGATTTAGGTCTTGAATATATTAAGATCCATGCATGTCCGAACGAAGGCATTCTATATAGAGgtgtaaattctgattttgtCCAGTGTCCCAAGTGCCACATATCTCGCTGGAAGTTAGGCAAGGGTGGTAAATGGAGACTTAACGTCCCGGCTAAAATTATGTGGTATTTTCCAATCATTCCAAGATTTAAACGGATATGTAAGTCGAATTCTACCGCTGAGCTTCTGACTTGGCATGCTAACCAAAGAAGTCAAGATGGGCAGATGCGTCATCCAGCCGACTCTCCTTCATGGCGGAATGTCGATTATAAATGGCCAGAATTCGATAATGAGCCGAGAAATCTTCGATTAGCCATGGCGGCGGATGGTATAAACCCCCACAACAATGGCATGAACAATGGGTATAGCTGTTGGCCAGTAGTATTGACAACATATAACCTTCCTCCGTGGTTGTGCATGAAAAGAAAGTTCTTGATGTTAACAATATTAGTGTCTGGTCCGCAAGAGCCAGGTAATAACATTGACGTCTTTTTGCAACCACTTATTGATGATCTCAAAAAGCTCTGGAAAGAAGGTGAACCAGATGTGCACGACGCTCATACTAAATCTTCTTTCACTTTGAGGGCAATATTAATGTGGACAATAAATGATTTTCCCGCTTATGGGAACTTGTCCGGTTGTGTCAACAAGGGTTATATGTGTTGTCCAGTTTGTGGCGACGATACCGTAGCCAAGTATTTACCTTATACCAAGAAAATGTGTTTTCAAGGCCATCGTCGATATTTACCTAGGAATCATCCTTATAGGAGGAAAAAGACGGCTTTTAATGGTGAGCAAGAGTTAGGAAATGCTCGTCAAATCCTTTCTGGAGAAGAGGTGTTAAGGCAGCAGGAGTGGATTAAATTTGCTTTCAGGAATGCAGTAAAGAAGTCCAAAAAGGTCGACTGTCCATGGAAGAAAAAGTCAGTTTTCTTTGAGTTAGAATATTGGAAGTTTCATTATGTTCGTCACTGTCTCGATATTATGCACGTTGAGAAGAATGTGTGCGACAATCTTATTGGGACACTCCTAAATATGAAATTTAAAACTAAAGACAGCGAGGCCTCCCGACTTGATATGGTTGAAATGGGCATTAGGACAGATTTGGCTCCACAAAAAGTAGGAGCACGGAGAACGTACCTGCCCCCTGCTGCTTATACTCTTtcaaaggaaaaaaaaagaaaactgTTAAAGTCATTGTCATCAATGCAACTTCCCTATGGACATTCATCAAACATAAAAAATTATGTCTCGATGCCTGATATGAA ATGGATGTATCCATTTGAACGGTTCAATAAGGTGCTGAAAAGTTATGTGCGAAACCGTTTATATCCGGAAGGTTGTATAGCTGAAAGCTATCTCGGAGAAGAATCTGTAGAATTTTACAGCGAGTTTGTTCGATTGAGTTGCACAACTGCAGGTCTTCCGAAGGACAAAGCCAAACTTGATGGTCCGTTATCTCCTGCAATAATAAAGTCAGTCGAAGAAAAAGAGCGAGATGAGGCACACCTACAT GATGCACAAGGAATTATTAGAAGAAACCTATCGAGGGAAAAAAAGACCGTGCAATGGCTAATCGGAGAGCACAATCGGTTATTGTCTAGTTGGTTTAAAAAAAAGGTCAGTGAAATGATAAGGAATGGAAAAGATGTTCCTGAAATGATAAGATCGCTTGCAGGCAAACCTTCTTTTTCCGTATTGACTTATGAAGGCTTTCTCATTGATGGGGTTCGATATTTCACAAAAGAACGAGATAATATGCGGGTGGTCCAAAACAGCGGCATGTCTTTAGTTACTAAGACTGTCCAAGTGAGTAGTGCCAAGGATTTAAATCTCGTGGAGAGCGATATGACATTTTATGGcgttattgaagaaatttgggagTTGGATTACCGTGCATTTAAGGCTCCGCTGTTCTTGTGTAGATGGGCAGATAGCGATAAAGGTGTCAAGGTTGACGATCTCGGCTTCACACTTGTGGACCTTAGTCGACAAGGTCACAGAAATGATAAGTACATATCGGTTGACCAGGTCAAGCAAGTTTTCTATGTCAACGATCCAGTCGATATTACCTGGTTAGTTGTATTTACTTCCACGAATCGAGATTACCATGAGGTGTATAATGACGATGATTTAGGGGACACAACACTGAAAAATCCTCCATTCTGCTCTCAAATCCCTAAAGTAAATGTCCTAGTAGATGTAGATGATGATGCAGATGAGCCTAGTCTTGGAAATCAACGAGAGGATGTCGAGGGAATTTGGATTAGAAAATGA